In one Campylobacter insulaenigrae NCTC 12927 genomic region, the following are encoded:
- a CDS encoding N-acetyl sugar amidotransferase: MKYCDYCVMPDTRPGIKFFKDENDKNICSACVNHKNKEKIDYKARFKELEKLCDKYRHMNGKYEYDCAIAVSGGKDSHFQVHIMKEKLGMNPILFSVEDNFTMTQAGKKNLRNLSEEFKCHIISLKPDIKTQKKVALKTFERYGKPTWFIDRLIYSYPFAMALKFNTPLLVYGENVSYEYGGNDSLETPSAKDIFLNGVASDLDIDEFIDDDISRENLQLFFNPKKDDIAKLDPIYLSYFVKWNSYENYIFAKSRGFCDLNGEWDRTHCAENFDQIDSIGYILHAWMKYPKFGHAMASDYAARFVRYGLLSRQEAIKIVKKKDHLLDNKCIEDFCSFVGISKAKFYTIVQKHYNLDLFYKNEFGEYKLKQELKG, translated from the coding sequence ATGAAATATTGTGATTATTGTGTTATGCCAGATACTAGACCTGGTATTAAATTTTTTAAAGATGAAAATGACAAAAATATATGTAGTGCTTGTGTAAATCATAAAAATAAAGAAAAAATTGATTATAAGGCAAGATTTAAGGAATTGGAAAAACTTTGTGATAAATACAGACATATGAATGGAAAATATGAATATGATTGTGCTATAGCAGTAAGCGGTGGAAAAGATAGCCATTTTCAAGTGCATATTATGAAAGAAAAATTAGGCATGAATCCTATTTTATTTAGCGTTGAAGATAATTTTACTATGACGCAAGCGGGTAAAAAAAATCTTCGCAATTTATCTGAAGAATTTAAATGCCATATTATTAGCTTAAAGCCAGACATTAAAACTCAAAAGAAAGTTGCTTTGAAAACTTTTGAAAGATATGGCAAACCTACTTGGTTTATAGATCGTCTTATATATTCTTATCCTTTTGCAATGGCTTTAAAATTTAATACTCCTTTACTTGTTTATGGAGAAAATGTCAGCTATGAATATGGTGGAAATGATAGTTTAGAAACTCCTAGTGCTAAAGATATTTTCTTAAATGGAGTAGCAAGCGATTTAGATATTGATGAATTTATTGATGATGATATAAGTAGAGAAAATTTACAATTATTTTTTAATCCAAAAAAAGATGATATTGCTAAATTAGATCCTATTTATCTTTCTTATTTTGTTAAATGGAATTCTTATGAAAATTATATTTTTGCTAAGAGCAGAGGGTTTTGTGATTTAAATGGAGAGTGGGATAGAACCCATTGTGCTGAAAATTTTGATCAAATAGATAGTATAGGCTATATACTTCATGCTTGGATGAAGTACCCAAAATTTGGACATGCTATGGCGAGTGATTATGCTGCAAGATTTGTAAGATATGGGCTTTTAAGCAGGCAAGAAGCTATAAAAATAGTTAAGAAAAAAGATCATTTACTTGATAATAAATGTATAGAAGATTTTTGTTCTTTTGTTGGAATTTCAAAAGCTAAATTTTATACAATAGTACAAAAGCATTATAATTTAGACTTATTTTATAAAAATGAATTTGGCGAATACAAACTCAAACAAGAATTAAAAGGATAG
- a CDS encoding SAM-dependent methyltransferase, translating to MNCLWEQIFSKKEWGKYPSESIIRFIARNFYNAQDRSKINILELGFGTGSNLWFCAKEGFSVSGIEWSKTGAQRFQARMEDENLSDKIKQIEIGDYIDKLDNFEDESFDAIIDVASLCCNDREKSKNIFKKAMKKLKNGGKFYSSALSKQIFGYEANKDDFFEPTNGIYVKMGPLRFDDEKSLKELYKELKCINFYTQTLKNNEIINDEILIFEGEKSPTERDIIKNQVLENE from the coding sequence ATGAATTGTTTATGGGAACAAATTTTCTCTAAAAAAGAATGGGGTAAATATCCAAGTGAAAGTATTATAAGATTTATAGCAAGAAATTTTTATAATGCTCAAGATAGAAGTAAGATAAATATTTTAGAACTTGGTTTTGGAACAGGATCAAATTTATGGTTTTGTGCAAAAGAAGGATTTAGTGTTAGTGGTATAGAGTGGAGTAAAACAGGGGCACAGCGTTTTCAAGCTAGAATGGAAGATGAGAATTTAAGTGATAAAATCAAACAAATTGAAATTGGTGATTATATTGATAAATTAGATAATTTTGAAGATGAGAGTTTTGATGCTATTATAGATGTAGCTTCACTTTGTTGCAATGATAGAGAAAAATCAAAAAATATCTTTAAAAAAGCTATGAAAAAGCTTAAAAATGGTGGTAAATTTTATTCTAGCGCTTTATCAAAACAAATTTTTGGCTATGAAGCAAATAAAGATGATTTTTTCGAGCCAACTAATGGAATTTATGTGAAAATGGGTCCCTTGCGTTTTGACGATGAAAAAAGTTTAAAAGAGCTTTACAAAGAATTAAAATGTATAAATTTTTATACTCAGACATTAAAAAATAATGAAATTATTAATGATGAAATTTTAATTTTTGAAGGTGAAAAAAGTCCTACGGAGAGGGATATTATCAAAAATCAGGTTTTGGAAAATGAGTAA
- a CDS encoding class I SAM-dependent methyltransferase: MKKYISNEEISDNLGSNEEIWEQIFSKKEWGKYPSESIIRFIARNFYNAQDRSKINILELGFGTGSNLWFCAKEGFSVSGIEWSKTGAQRFQARMEDENLSDKIKQIEIGDYIDKLDNFEDESFDAWIDNYSLAYNDFDKTKTIIEKAMKKLKRGGKFLSITPSLYNDGFEKDESLGYHLVKPTSGSDACTGVIRYCDEKDLQELYKGATYSINDIKIHIQKNLIKQLNELFIVEGYKI, from the coding sequence ATGAAAAAATATATTAGCAATGAAGAAATTTCAGATAATTTAGGAAGTAATGAAGAAATTTGGGAACAAATTTTCTCTAAAAAAGAATGGGGTAAATATCCAAGTGAAAGTATTATAAGATTTATAGCAAGAAATTTTTATAATGCTCAAGATAGAAGTAAGATAAATATTTTAGAACTTGGTTTTGGAACAGGATCAAATTTATGGTTTTGTGCAAAAGAAGGATTTAGTGTTAGTGGTATAGAGTGGAGTAAAACAGGGGCACAGCGTTTTCAAGCTAGAATGGAAGATGAGAATTTAAGTGATAAAATCAAACAAATTGAAATTGGTGATTATATTGATAAATTAGATAATTTTGAAGATGAGAGTTTTGATGCTTGGATTGATAATTATTCTTTAGCTTATAATGATTTTGATAAAACTAAGACCATAATAGAAAAAGCTATGAAAAAGCTTAAAAGAGGTGGTAAATTTCTTTCTATAACTCCCAGCCTTTATAATGATGGCTTTGAAAAAGATGAAAGTTTAGGATATCACTTGGTAAAACCTACAAGTGGAAGTGATGCTTGTACTGGAGTTATAAGATATTGTGATGAAAAAGATTTACAGGAGCTTTATAAAGGTGCAACTTATAGCATTAATGACATAAAAATTCATATACAAAAAAATTTAATTAAACAATTAAATGAACTTTTTATAGTTGAGGGGTATAAAATATGA
- a CDS encoding NAD-dependent 4,6-dehydratase LegB has translation MKKILVTGADGFIGSHLVEMLYKESKNEKSCFYDYKIQALSQYNSFNHWGWLEDVECLKDIEVICGDIRDPHFCKHITKDVEVIFHLAALIAIPFSYVAPDSYVDVNVKGTLNICQSALENGVKRVIHTSTSEVYGTALYVPIDEKHPLQAQSPYSASKIGADAIAMSFYNAFNLPLVIARPFNTYGPRQSARAVIPTIITQIANGIKQIKLGDVSPTRDFNYVKDTCLGFIKLSQCQKAIGEVVNIGSNHEISIKDTLELIKKLMKSNVEFIIENERIRPKNSEVFRLCCDNIKIKTLTDFSSKYDIEKGLKETINWFSNPLNLKKYKSDIYNV, from the coding sequence ATGAAAAAAATACTAGTTACAGGTGCTGATGGTTTTATAGGATCTCATTTGGTTGAAATGCTTTATAAAGAAAGTAAAAATGAGAAGTCTTGTTTTTATGATTATAAAATTCAAGCTTTAAGTCAATATAATTCTTTTAATCATTGGGGTTGGCTTGAAGATGTAGAGTGTTTAAAGGATATAGAAGTTATTTGTGGAGATATTAGGGATCCGCATTTTTGCAAACATATCACTAAAGATGTGGAAGTTATTTTTCATTTAGCTGCTTTGATAGCTATACCTTTTTCTTATGTTGCTCCTGATAGTTATGTGGATGTTAATGTAAAAGGTACATTAAATATTTGTCAAAGTGCGCTTGAAAATGGAGTAAAGCGTGTTATTCATACTAGTACCAGTGAAGTTTATGGCACAGCTTTGTATGTACCCATAGATGAAAAGCACCCTTTGCAAGCTCAAAGTCCATATTCAGCAAGTAAAATAGGTGCTGATGCCATCGCTATGAGTTTTTATAATGCTTTTAATCTTCCACTTGTTATAGCAAGACCTTTTAATACTTATGGGCCAAGACAAAGTGCAAGAGCTGTTATACCTACTATTATTACGCAAATTGCAAATGGGATAAAACAGATTAAACTAGGCGATGTTTCTCCTACAAGAGATTTTAATTATGTTAAAGATACTTGTTTAGGTTTTATAAAATTATCTCAATGCCAAAAAGCCATTGGAGAAGTTGTAAATATAGGATCAAACCATGAAATTAGTATCAAAGATACCTTAGAACTTATTAAAAAGCTTATGAAATCTAATGTGGAATTTATTATAGAAAATGAGAGAATAAGACCTAAAAATAGCGAAGTGTTTAGACTTTGCTGTGATAATATAAAGATAAAAACTCTTACAGATTTTTCATCAAAATATGATATAGAAAAAGGTTTAAAAGAAACAATAAATTGGTTTAGTAACCCTTTAAATTTAAAGAAATATAAAAGTGACATTTATAATGTTTAA
- a CDS encoding glycosyltransferase family 2 protein produces the protein MPQISIILPTYNVEKYIARALESCINQTFKDIEIIVVDDLGNDKSIDIAKEYASKDDRIKIIHNEENLGTFASRNIGVLNSKSDYIMFLDPDDYLELNACELGLEKIKNVDIVLFDAYVHRVKFKKFYRFKQDEFFKKDKFLEFLLGQKHFCWSVWAKIYKKELILKNFEYLNFKEDLCYGEDILFNYINFMLCEKFFISKECIYHYEFNENGRYENKNKEILWQNYKDKKRSLELIKNLSFNFKKNDFHNILLQILQRENDNLQQRIEK, from the coding sequence ATGCCTCAAATTTCAATCATACTTCCTACTTATAATGTAGAAAAATATATAGCAAGAGCCTTAGAAAGCTGTATTAATCAAACTTTTAAAGATATAGAGATAATTGTGGTTGATGACCTTGGAAATGATAAAAGTATAGATATAGCTAAAGAATATGCTAGTAAAGATGATAGAATAAAAATCATACATAATGAAGAGAATTTAGGAACCTTTGCTAGTAGAAACATCGGGGTATTAAATTCTAAATCTGATTATATAATGTTTTTAGATCCTGATGATTATTTAGAGCTTAATGCTTGTGAGCTTGGGCTTGAAAAAATCAAAAATGTAGATATAGTGTTGTTTGATGCATATGTCCATAGAGTAAAATTTAAGAAATTTTATAGATTTAAGCAAGATGAATTTTTTAAAAAAGATAAATTTTTGGAATTTTTACTTGGGCAAAAACATTTTTGTTGGAGTGTTTGGGCAAAAATTTATAAAAAAGAATTGATTTTAAAAAATTTTGAATATCTTAACTTTAAAGAAGATCTTTGCTATGGAGAAGATATACTTTTTAACTATATAAATTTTATGCTTTGTGAAAAATTTTTTATATCTAAAGAATGCATTTATCATTATGAATTTAACGAAAATGGAAGATATGAAAATAAAAATAAAGAAATTTTGTGGCAAAATTATAAAGATAAAAAAAGAAGTTTAGAACTTATAAAAAATTTATCTTTTAATTTTAAAAAAAATGACTTTCATAACATTTTATTACAAATATTACAAAGAGAAAACGATAATCTACAACAAAGAATTGAAAAATAA
- a CDS encoding CatB-related O-acetyltransferase: protein MGRGLEEYCAFKFSNIFHSVGSFSFSGSFLPHYTEVGRYCSIADGVSMFNFQHPLDRISTASFTYETNHSFINDASLKQINKIFSVKPHNLSSSIQKLNIQNDVWIGKDVLLKQGITLETGCVIGQRSVVTKDVPAYAIVAGVPAKIIRYRFDDKTIERLLKIKWWNYHFADFNDID, encoded by the coding sequence ATGGGGAGGGGGTTAGAAGAGTATTGTGCTTTTAAATTTAGCAATATCTTTCATTCCGTGGGATCTTTTTCTTTTAGCGGATCTTTTTTACCTCATTACACGGAAGTTGGAAGATATTGTTCTATAGCTGATGGAGTAAGTATGTTTAATTTTCAGCATCCTTTAGATAGAATTAGCACAGCAAGTTTTACTTATGAGACAAATCATAGTTTTATTAATGATGCTAGTTTGAAACAAATTAATAAAATTTTTTCTGTTAAGCCGCACAATCTAAGCTCATCAATTCAAAAATTAAATATACAAAATGACGTATGGATAGGAAAAGATGTTTTATTAAAACAAGGCATTACCTTAGAAACTGGGTGTGTTATCGGCCAACGTTCTGTTGTGACCAAAGATGTCCCAGCATACGCTATAGTAGCAGGTGTCCCAGCTAAAATTATACGTTATCGATTTGATGATAAAACCATAGAAAGACTTTTGAAAATTAAATGGTGGAATTATCATTTTGCGGATTTTAATGATATTGATTAA
- a CDS encoding CMP-N-acetylneuraminic acid synthetase — MTLAIIPARGGSKGIKNKNLTLLRGKPLLYYTIKAAKESKYIDKIVLSSDNDDILFYGKSQGIEILKRPEELALDDTTSDQVVFHTLANYKNYENIILLQPTSPLRTNKHIDEAFCIFADENTNALISVCEYDNKILKAFVCDENGNLKGVCNDNYPFMPRQKLPKTYMSNGAIYIIKTKEFLNNLSFLQDTTKYYLMDYISSIDIDNMEDLIKVENILCQSN; from the coding sequence ATGACTTTGGCAATTATTCCAGCCCGTGGTGGTTCAAAAGGTATAAAAAATAAAAATTTAACCTTACTTAGAGGTAAACCTCTTTTGTATTATACGATTAAAGCTGCTAAAGAATCTAAGTATATAGATAAAATTGTTTTAAGTAGCGACAATGACGATATTTTATTTTATGGAAAAAGTCAAGGAATTGAAATTTTAAAACGTCCTGAAGAATTAGCACTTGATGATACTACAAGCGATCAAGTGGTTTTTCATACTTTAGCAAATTACAAAAACTACGAAAATATAATCTTGCTTCAGCCAACTTCTCCATTGAGAACAAATAAACACATAGATGAAGCTTTTTGTATTTTTGCAGATGAAAATACTAATGCTTTAATTAGTGTATGTGAGTATGATAATAAAATTTTAAAAGCTTTTGTATGTGATGAAAATGGAAATTTAAAAGGAGTTTGCAATGATAATTATCCTTTTATGCCAAGACAAAAATTACCTAAAACTTATATGAGTAATGGAGCAATTTATATCATAAAAACAAAAGAATTTTTAAATAATCTTAGCTTTTTGCAAGATACAACAAAATATTATTTAATGGATTATATATCAAGTATAGATATTGACAATATGGAAGATTTGATAAAGGTTGAGAATATATTATGTCAGTCGAATTAA
- the neuC gene encoding UDP-N-acetylglucosamine 2-epimerase, with translation MKRVVFITGTRADFSKIKSLMLKIEQSKEFELFVFATGMHMSKNFGYTYIEIEKCGFKNIFKFINHDKYFQMDKALSSTIDGFSKFIHEIEPDLIIVHGDRVEPLAGAIVGSLNNILVAHIEGGELSGTIDDSIRHAITKLAHIHLVNDEIAKKRLLQLGEDEKSIFIIGSPDLEILVNNQVSIEEAKKYYDIQFENYAIVMFHPVTTEIASIKEQADNLVQALKQSNKNYIIVYPNNDLGFELILQSYDQLRNLDNFRFFPSLRFEYFISLLKNADFIIGNSSCILKEALYLNIPSILIGTRQNGRLGSEEVVKIDAKYEQILHSINTIHKKHDANLGKLEILDSSKVFFEYLTNGVFFEIKKQKIFRDIKEI, from the coding sequence GTGAAAAGAGTTGTTTTTATAACTGGTACAAGAGCAGATTTTTCCAAAATAAAATCATTGATGTTAAAAATAGAACAGTCAAAAGAATTTGAATTATTTGTTTTTGCAACTGGTATGCATATGAGTAAAAATTTTGGATATACCTATATAGAAATAGAAAAATGTGGATTTAAAAATATTTTTAAATTTATAAATCATGATAAGTATTTTCAAATGGATAAAGCTTTATCAAGTACCATAGATGGTTTTTCTAAATTTATACACGAAATAGAACCCGATTTAATCATTGTGCATGGAGATAGAGTTGAACCTTTGGCCGGTGCTATAGTTGGAAGTTTAAATAATATACTAGTAGCTCATATAGAAGGTGGAGAATTATCAGGAACCATAGATGATAGCATAAGACATGCTATAACTAAATTAGCTCATATTCATCTTGTGAATGATGAGATAGCAAAGAAAAGACTTTTACAGCTTGGTGAAGATGAAAAATCTATATTTATTATAGGATCTCCTGATTTAGAAATTTTAGTGAATAATCAAGTTTCCATAGAGGAAGCTAAAAAATATTATGATATACAATTTGAAAATTATGCGATAGTAATGTTTCATCCAGTGACAACTGAGATAGCTAGTATAAAAGAACAAGCTGATAATCTAGTTCAAGCACTTAAGCAAAGTAATAAAAATTATATTATTGTTTATCCTAATAACGATCTTGGTTTTGAATTGATTTTACAAAGTTATGATCAATTGAGAAATTTAGATAATTTTAGGTTTTTTCCTTCTTTAAGATTTGAATATTTTATAAGTTTATTGAAAAATGCTGATTTTATCATAGGAAATTCAAGTTGTATTTTAAAAGAAGCTTTGTATTTAAATATACCATCTATACTTATTGGAACTAGACAAAATGGTCGCCTTGGTAGTGAAGAAGTGGTAAAAATTGATGCAAAATATGAACAAATATTACATTCTATTAATACCATACATAAAAAACATGATGCAAATCTGGGAAAATTAGAAATTTTAGATAGTTCAAAAGTATTTTTTGAATATCTTACAAATGGAGTTTTTTTTGAAATTAAAAAGCAAAAGATATTTAGAGATATCAAAGAAATATAA
- a CDS encoding sialic acid synthase (N-acetylneuraminic acid synthetase) has protein sequence MKIEHLEISKENPLVVPEIGINHNGSLEIAKLMVDSAKRAGAKIIKHQTHVVEDEMSNAAKKVIPGNADISIYEIMKQCALSFKDELALKEYTQKQGLVYLSTPFSRAAANRLEDMGVSAFKIGSGECNNYPLIKHIAQFKKPMIISTGMNSIETIRPTVRILQDFNIPFVLLHTTNLYPTPTHLVRLKAMCELEKEFKCLVGLSDHTTNNLACLGAVVLGASILERHFSDTMDRQGPDIVCSMDEFALKDLITQSKEMALLRGTSAKNALTEEQVTIDFAFASVVSIKEIKKGETLTMKNIWVKRPGLGGIPASEFENILGKVALRDIANDTQLSFEDYR, from the coding sequence ATGAAAATTGAACATTTAGAAATATCAAAAGAAAACCCTTTAGTTGTACCTGAAATTGGTATTAATCACAATGGTAGTTTAGAAATAGCTAAACTTATGGTTGATAGTGCTAAAAGAGCAGGAGCAAAAATAATAAAACATCAAACTCACGTAGTTGAAGATGAGATGAGCAATGCTGCGAAAAAAGTTATACCTGGTAATGCAGACATAAGTATATATGAAATTATGAAGCAATGTGCTTTAAGTTTTAAGGATGAATTGGCTTTAAAAGAATATACACAAAAACAAGGCTTGGTATATCTTAGCACACCTTTTAGTAGAGCAGCGGCAAATCGTTTGGAGGATATGGGAGTTAGTGCTTTTAAAATAGGTTCAGGAGAATGTAATAATTATCCTTTGATAAAGCATATAGCGCAGTTTAAAAAGCCTATGATAATAAGCACGGGTATGAATAGCATAGAGACTATAAGACCAACAGTTAGAATTTTACAAGATTTTAACATTCCTTTTGTTTTACTCCATACTACTAATTTATATCCTACACCAACGCATTTAGTAAGATTAAAAGCTATGTGTGAACTTGAAAAAGAATTTAAATGTCTTGTAGGATTGAGCGATCATACTACTAATAATTTAGCTTGTTTAGGAGCAGTAGTGCTTGGTGCTAGTATTTTAGAAAGACATTTTAGCGATACCATGGATAGACAAGGCCCTGATATAGTATGTTCTATGGATGAATTTGCTTTAAAAGATCTTATAACACAAAGTAAAGAAATGGCACTTTTAAGAGGAACTAGTGCAAAAAATGCACTGACAGAAGAACAAGTAACTATTGATTTTGCGTTTGCTAGTGTAGTGAGTATTAAAGAGATTAAAAAAGGTGAAACTTTAACGATGAAAAATATTTGGGTAAAAAGACCCGGACTTGGAGGCATTCCTGCTAGTGAATTTGAAAATATTTTAGGTAAAGTCGCATTAAGGGATATAGCTAATGATACTCAATTGAGTTTTGAGGATTATAGGTGA